One Xiphophorus couchianus chromosome 1, X_couchianus-1.0, whole genome shotgun sequence genomic region harbors:
- the rprd1b gene encoding regulation of nuclear pre-mRNA domain-containing protein 1B gives MSSFSESALEKKLTELSSSQQSVQTLSLWIIHHRKHSGLIVKVWHRELKKAKTNRKLTFLYLANDVIQNSKKKGPEFTKDFESVLVDACSHVASEVDDGCKKQMERLLNIWKERNLYRGDFIQQLKLAIEDSSSPRPSEEKKAVKRSYQKIQEDEEDDDDDYRNHTSPRNSDSSANQLTEELVKALQDLENAASGDAAVRQKIASLPQEVQDVSLLEKITDKEAADKLSKTVDEACLLLAEYNGRLAAELEDRRQLARMLTEYISSQKEALVEREKKLEEYKQKLARVTQVRKELKSHIQSLPDLSLLPNVTGGLAPLPSAGDLFSTD, from the exons ATGTCGTCCTTCTCCGAGTCGGCCCTGGAGAAGAAGCTGACGGAGCTGAGCAGCTCCCAGCAGAGCGTCCAGACTCTGTCTCTGTGGATCATCCACCACCGCAAACACTCGGGCCTCATCGTCAAAGTGTGGCACCGGGAGCTGAAGAAGG CTAAAACCAACAGGAAGTTGACATTCCTGTATCTGGCAAATGATGTCATCCAAAATAGCAAGAAGAAAGGACCCGAGTTCACCAAAGACTTTGAGTCTGTCCTTGTGGACGCCTGCTCCCATGTAGCAAG TGAAGTGGATGACGGCTGTAAAAAGCAAATGGAGAGGCTTCTGAACATCTGGAAGGAGAGGAATCTCTACAGAGGTGATTTCATTCAGCAGCTCAAACTGGCCATAGAGGACTCCAGCAGCCCCAGACCCTCAG AAGAGAAAAAGGCTGTAAAACGAAGTTATCAGAAGATccaggaggatgaagaggatgaCGACGATGACTACAGAAACCACACATCTCCCCGCAACTCGGATTCCTCGGCGAATCAGCTG acagAGGAGCTGGTGAAAGCTCTGCAGGACTTGGAGAACGCCGCATCAGGCGACGCAGCGGTGCGCCAGAAGATCGCCTCACTTCCACAGGAAGTTCAGGATGTTTCCCTCCTAGAGAAGATTACTG ACAAGGAGGCGGCGGACAAGCTGTCAAAAACGGTGGACGAGGCGTGTTTGCTGCTGGCGGAGTACAACGGACGGCTGGCAGCAGAGCTGGAAGACCGCAGGCAGCTCGCCCGTATGCTGACTGAATATATCAGCAGCCAGAAGGAGGCGCTAGTGGAAAGGGAGAAAAAGCTGGAG gaGTACAAACAGAAACTGGCGCGAGTGACTCAGGTGAGAAAGGAGCTCAAGTCCCACATCCAGAGCCTCCCGGATCTGTCACTGCTGCCCAACGTCACCGGCGGCTTGGCTCCCCTCCCCTCCGCCGGAGACCTCTTCTCCACCGACTGA
- the tas1r1 gene encoding taste receptor type 1 member 1, with protein sequence MRLQGDFSFAGLFPLHYTDVSANGLPALVPCDQGRPNKHGFHLMQAMRFAVEEINNSSGPLHLLPGVKLGYQMYDICSNPASFLATLDLLEQQYQNFSNTQRAVGVIGPDSSSKSFTPAALLGAYVIPQISYEASNEMLSNKEIYPSFFRTIPSDKNQVAAMIQLLVRFNWMWIALLGSDNDYGLQGMQSLSEQAPHHGICIPYQGIIPTASKDTVQTMRNMVDNILKTKVNTIVVFSSKTKFHDFLPYVLERNITEKVWIGTEDWSPSTLISGIPGIQTIGTVLGISVKDAAIPGFDEFQKNTVEISMQRVNGEANVTLGSGNDCLQSTDLYSLARNDFSMDKYDLTSSFNVYKAVYALAQALHQALGCDSAECSRRSVTPPELLAQLRKVRFSLGNSSVYFDMHGDPPTGYDIVSWVWRGTDWSLRVVGSFAPDPIALTVDASLIEWHGKLQTVLEVPESFCSPPCPKGHKKLLTGQHACCFDCQACPSATFLNKSDLTDCQACLPEQWAPPSSEECLNRTVIQLDWDHPLSIALLFFLATCLLLTSSTALILLLNLNTPVAKSAGGRTCLLMLAALTVAALSTLCHFGRPSPAACVLKQPLFTISFSVCLACIAVRSLQVVCIFKFASKLPLAYDRWTKKQGPEVTIFLVSATILLISVLRVSVDTPQPSQDLRFYQDKIVRECSKTLSVGSGIELAYVSVLSVLCFSFSYMGKDLPANYNEAKCVTFSLMVYMISWMSFFTLYLINRETFTMAAQVFATLFSVLAFLAGYFLPKMYIIILRPQMNTTAHFQNCIQMYTMNKN encoded by the exons ATGCGGCTCCAGGGCGACTTTTCCTTCGCAGGACTCTTTCCCCTCCATTACACTGATGTGTCTGCTAACGGTCTGCCTGCTTTGGTTCCATGTGATCA aggAAGACCTAATAAACACGGGTTTCACTTGATGCAAGCCATGAGATTCGCCGTGGAAGAAATCAACAACAGCTCCGGCCCGCTGCATCTGCTACCAGGAGTAAAGCTCGGCTACCAGATGTACGACATCTGCTCTAACCCGGCCAGTTTCCTGGCAACGCTGGACCTGCTGGAGCAGCAGTACCAGAACTTCAGCAACACTCAGAGAGCAGTTGGTGTGATTGGAccagacagcagcagcaagagTTTCACGCCAGCCGCTCTGCTGGGGGCTTATGTGATTCCACAG ATTTCTTATGAAGCATCAAATGAAATGCTGAGCAACAAGGAGATTTATCCATCGTTCTTCCGCACGATTCCAAGCGACAAGAATCAGGTGGCAGCCATGATCCAGCTGCTGGTCCGGTTCAACTGGATGTGGATAGCTCTTTTAGGCAGCGACAACGACTACGGACTGCAGGGCATGCAGAGCCTATCGGAGCAAGCCCCTCACCACGGCATCTGTATCCCATACCAAGGAATCATCCCCACGGCCTCCAAAGACACGGTTCAGACCATGAGGAACATGGTGGACAACATACTGAAAACCAAGGTGAACACCATCGTGGTGTTTTCAAGCAAGACAAAGTTCCATGACTTCCTCCCATATGTGCTGGAGAGAAACATTACAGAAAAGGTGTGGATCGGGACGGAGGACTGGTCGCCATCCACTCTCATATCCGGGATTCCTGGGATCCAAACCATCGGCACCGTGCTGGGAATCTCGGTCAAGGATGCTGCCATTCCTGGGTTTGACGAGTTCCAGAAGAACACAGTCGAGATTTCAATGCAACGCGTCAACGGAGAGGCCAATGTGACCCTCGGCAGTGGCAATGACTGTCTGCAGAGCACAGACCTGTACTCTCTCGCCAGGAACGACTTCTCCATGGATAAATATGACCTCACCTCCTCCTTCAATGTTTATAAGGCAGTTTATGCTCTAGCTCAGGCTCTGCATCAAGCTCTTGGCTGTGATTCTGCAGAATGCAGCAGGAGAAGTGTGACTCCACCAGAG CTTCTGGCGCAGCTCAGGAAGGTTCGATTTTCTCTCGGCAACTCTTCTGTGTATTTTGACATGCATGGGGACCCACCCACTGGGTACGATATAGTGTCCTGGGTTTGGAGGGGGACGGACTGGTCTCTCAGAGTGGTAGGCTCCTTCGCACCGGACCCCATCGCCCTCACAGTGGATGCCAGTCTGATAGAGTGGCACGGCAAA cttcaaaCCGTGCTGGAGGTACCCGAGTCCTTCTGCTCTCCGCCTTGCCCAAAAGGTCACAAGAAGCTGCTGACAGGTCAGCATGCCTGCTGCTTCGACTGCCAGGCCTGTCCCTCTGCCACGTTCCTCAATAAAAGTG ACCTGACAGATTGTCAGGCCTGTCTGCCGGAGCAGTGGGCCCCCCCATCCAGTGAGGAGTGTCTGAACAGGACGGTGATACAGCTGGACTGGGACCACCCTCTCTCCATagctctcctcttcttcttggCCACCTGCCTCCTCCTGACCTCCAGCACGGCCTTAATCCTCCTGCTCAACCTGAACACACCGGTGGCCAAGTCCGCCGGGGGCCGCACCTGCCTGCTGATGCTGGCAGCCCTGACGGTCGCCGCCCTGAGCACTTTGTGCCACTTTGGCCGGCCGTCCCCGGCGGCCTGCGTCCTGAAGCAGCCTCTGTTCACCATCAGCTTCTCTGTGTGTCTGGCCTGCATCGCGGTGCGCTCCCTGCAGGTCGTCTGCATATTTAAGTTTGCGTCCAAGCTGCCGCTGGCCTACGACAGGTGGACAAAAAAGCAGGGTCCAGAGGTCACCATTTTTCTGGTGTCTGCCACTATCCTGCTCATCTCGGTGCTCCGGGTGTCCGTCGATACTCCGCAGCCTTCCCAGGACCTGCGGTTCTACCAGGACAAAATTGTCCGGGAGTGCAGTAAAACCCTCTCTGTCGGCTCCGGCATCGAGCTGGCATACGTCTCGGTCCTCAGCGTCCTCTGCTTCTCTTTCAGCTACATGGGGAAGGACCTGCCGGCCAACTACAACGAAGCCAAGTGTGTCACCTTCAGTCTGATGGTGTACATGATCTCCTGGATGAGCTTCTTCACCCTCTACCTCATCAACAGAGAAACCTTCACCATGGCGGCGCAGGTGTTCGCCACACTCTTCAGCGTCCTGGCCTTCCTGGCTGGATACTTCCTCCCCAAAATGTATATTATCATTCTGAGGCCCCAAATGAACACCACAGCACACTTCCAGAACTGCATTCAGATGTACAccatgaacaaaaactga
- the her12 gene encoding hairy-related 12, with translation MSPCPNSYSSIHHLRMSERDNIKLRKPIVEKMRRDRINTCIEQLKVILEKEFHKQEPNSKLEKADILEMTVSFLRQQLQSGLCQSYSRCLRDSVHFLSVGSTTEASAGPQQVLRQPEQTLRQTQRASSCSPLRPDSQPDSSSSSSSSRGPVWRPW, from the exons ATGTCCCCCTGCCCCAACAGCTACTCCTCTATCCACCACCTTAGGATGTCTGAGAGAGACAACATAAAA CTAAGGAAACCCATAGTGGAGAAAATGCGCAGGGACCGCATCAACACCTGCATCGAGCAGCTCAAGGTCATCCTGGAGAAGGAGTTCCACAAGCAGGAGCCCAACTCTAAGCTGGAGAAGGCCGACATCCTGGAGATGACGGTGAGCTTCCTgcggcagcagctgcagtcgGGTCTCTGTCAGAGTTACTCCCGCTGCCTGAGGGACTCGGTTCACTTCCTGTCCGTCGGCTCAACCACGGAGGCCTCGGCTGGACCTCAGCAGGTCCTCCGGCAGCCAGAGCAGACTCTCCGTCAGACACAGAGAGCCAGCAGCTGCTCCCCGCTCAGACCCGACTCGCAGCcggacagcagcagcagcagcagcagcagcagaggcccggTGTGGAGGCCGTGGTAG
- the LOC114142177 gene encoding transcription factor HES-5-like, translated as MAPTAYGQASKEHLTPAHKLRKPMVEKLRRDRINTSIEQLKSLLGPEFLRQQPDSKQEKADILEMAVSYLRSWQQQQHLTSGPMTARDGYSRCVQEAVGFLSRSEVQTQAHRLLLGHFQGLQASGRNGLGLGSPSPPGSPLHRVSSNKELDPTGGSLWRPW; from the exons ATGGCGCCCACTGCTTACGGCCAAGCCAGCAAGGAGCACCTGACTCCCGCTCACAAG CTGAGAAAGCCGATGGTGGAGAAATTACGCAGAGACCGCATCAACACCAGCATCGAGCAGCTGAAATCCCTGCTGGGTCCCGAGTTTCTCCGGCAGCAGCCGGACTCGAAGCAGGAGAAGGCCGACATCTTGGAGATGGCCGTGTCGTACCTGAGGagctggcagcagcagcagcacctgaCCTCCGGCCCCATGACGGCCAGGGACGGCTACTCCCGCTGCGTCCAGGAGGCCGTCGGCTTCCTGTCCCGCAGCGAGGTCCAGACTCAGGCTCACCGGCTGCTCCTCGGCCACTTCCAGGGCCTGCAGGCGTCCGGCAGGAACGGCCTCGGCCTCGGCAGCCCCTCTCCACCAGGCTCTCCCCTCCATCGGGTCAGCTCCAACAAGGAGCTGGACCCGACCGGCGGCTCTCTGTGGAGACCCTGGTGA